The proteins below are encoded in one region of Fretibacterium sp. OH1220_COT-178:
- a CDS encoding biotin--[acetyl-CoA-carboxylase] ligase, with product MRLLEEHRGENLSGEFIAERLFVSRVSVWKAVKALRNEGHKIGAAPRRGYRLEAGSDVLTEEGIRARLSKGAPIRRIICLASVGSTNTYAKELALSGAEHGTLIVADSQTAGRGRRGRSFFSPAGTGLYMSLILRPHVEMERFVLVTVAAAVAVCRTIESLTEASPRIKWVNDVFLEGQDGAERKICGILTEAVSDVESGSVETVVVGIGLNVKTKAFAPELRDVAGSLSSETVRRDCLAAGIAERLMKYQERLDAPELMRLYRDRSLLLGREIRYLRDGVEHHGHALDIDVGGGLIVRDRSGETAVLRSGEVYEVRPSQGPPKYEMRSVATEGGLGSPILGRDMS from the coding sequence TTGAGATTGCTGGAAGAACACCGGGGCGAGAATTTGTCCGGCGAGTTTATTGCGGAACGGCTTTTTGTCTCGCGGGTCTCGGTCTGGAAGGCGGTGAAGGCCCTGCGGAATGAGGGGCACAAAATTGGGGCGGCGCCGCGCAGGGGGTATCGTCTTGAGGCGGGCAGCGACGTGCTGACCGAGGAGGGGATTCGAGCTCGGCTCTCGAAGGGGGCTCCGATTCGCCGCATCATCTGTCTTGCTTCTGTGGGTTCGACCAACACCTATGCGAAGGAGCTGGCGCTTTCCGGAGCGGAGCACGGTACGCTGATCGTCGCGGACAGCCAGACGGCCGGGCGCGGTCGGAGAGGGCGCTCGTTCTTTTCTCCTGCTGGTACGGGGCTTTACATGAGCCTGATTTTACGGCCCCACGTCGAGATGGAGCGGTTTGTTCTGGTGACCGTGGCGGCGGCCGTTGCGGTGTGCCGGACCATCGAAAGCCTGACGGAGGCCAGCCCGCGCATCAAGTGGGTGAACGACGTGTTTTTGGAGGGGCAGGACGGCGCAGAGCGCAAGATCTGCGGCATCCTCACAGAGGCGGTCAGCGATGTGGAGAGCGGGTCGGTGGAGACAGTAGTGGTTGGCATAGGGCTCAATGTGAAAACGAAGGCGTTTGCTCCCGAGCTCCGTGACGTAGCGGGCTCCCTCTCCTCGGAAACTGTGCGCAGGGACTGTCTGGCGGCGGGAATCGCGGAACGCTTGATGAAGTATCAGGAGCGGCTCGATGCCCCGGAGCTGATGCGACTCTATCGGGACCGCTCCCTGCTTTTGGGACGCGAGATCCGCTATCTTCGGGATGGGGTGGAACACCACGGGCACGCGTTGGATATTGATGTCGGTGGGGGACTGATCGTCCGTGACCGATCGGGAGAGACGGCGGTCCTGCGCTCCGGAGAGGTCTATGAGGTGCGTCCTTCTCAAGGGCCTCCAAAATATGAGATGCGCTCTGTCGCAACCGAAGGGGGACTGGGTTCCCCGATCCTCGGGAGGGATATGTCTTGA